In Drosophila subpulchrella strain 33 F10 #4 breed RU33 chromosome X, RU_Dsub_v1.1 Primary Assembly, whole genome shotgun sequence, the DNA window CAATGTGGGAAAGAAGGAGACGAAAAAGAAATAGATGCGTGATCATCTCCTCTCTCTGTTTCCCCGCGGTGTTTCTGTCTCGCTCGCACCCGTTCAGGTGTGGGGGGATGgagggtggtggtggtgggttTGGTGGGGTTGGGTTCAGCCGCCCGCCAACGGATCACCCGTCTCTGTCTTACTTACGCAAATATATTGGCTGGCGCTGGGGAACCGGCGCTAAATTGGAACGGTGCATTGGCATTCGGCGTTGACTGCAAGAAGaatatttttggtttgttTTCCTTGGTAAGTTggttttgtttcttttttaaggtttttcaagtaatttttttcatagGCGACGGTTCACGATGGTTTGGTGggtttggtattttttttttttcatatggGTGGTTATTTACAGAAAGTCTTCATATAAGAAGACTTCGGATCGAGTGCAGAAAGGAATGAAAAATGACAGCTGGTGTGGatctgtgtgcgtgtgtgtgtgtgtgtgcgtgagcGGGGTTTCTGTATAGGTGTGAGTTGGGTTAGGGAGGGGGGCGATGCAGGTGTGCATGTGTGAATGCTTGCCAAAATATTACGGTAAAAGCATGCTAAACTACACTTAAAACAATTGACACTCTAAACATAaactaattttattctaaaaaatcattttaatcaaataaaaatttgacaAGCCCTGCGACACAAGCACTTTGAGTTCAAACAGCTACGCAAATACGTTAAACTAAGCATGCGGTTTAAGTTAATGCTAAAGCTAAATGGAGCATGACGAGATAAGCACGATTTAAATGGTATgtatatttatgatttttgtACCAGGACCTGTCATAGAAATCCTACCACTCAGTAACAGAAATAAGCTTTTCATTGAAAGttagaaaaaattattttgaaagttacaaaaaaatcattttcgaagttacaaaaaaacattttgaaagTTACAAAATTTAAGATCTTGATATCAAAACAAAACATAGGTATTTacaataattttatatttcaattttataaatcTACTTGAGATTTTTAGGACATTAATTGATATATTTTAAGATTctaatgataaaaaaaaataaaatttaaaaaaggttACCAAAATCATATTCTTTAAAGCCAAAACTCTTATAAAAGTACGTAGAGGTTTTTCAAACTCAATTGTATAAGAATAAaactgaaaatatatatattttaacattAAAATTACAACAAAACTTTGAAAAACGAATGGATTTGCAAAGTGGCAAGCAATTACTACACCTAAGAAACACAATATCATACATAAAACTATATCTAGGCAGATTTCTTTGACATTCCCCAATGGTACATTTCAGTGCATATAGTGGTCGAGATAAGCAATCGTGAATCGTTTAAGTCGAGTCGACGGAACGCTCTCGAAATTGACCATGACTTCGCATTACCTGCATCTGCGGCGCCGCGGCGCTAAAATTGAACATGCCGGCGGAGGAGTTGGCTCCTCCCGCTCCACTGGCCTGGTTATCAACCGCCACTAAAGGATTACCAAATTGGAAGATGCGCGGTTGCGCCTGCGTTTAAATTCGGTTTCGGTTTaggattcagattcagattcataTTCAAATTCAGATCCATTGGGTTCATTATTATGTTCATTTAGTGGGTTCGTTCATTTggttcattttcattttttgtgttcATTTAGTGGATGGTTCGTAATCATAATCGTGGTTTTCATAGGTGGTAGTAAGATGGATGGTAGTAAAGTTGGTTCGTGCCCGTGCCCACAAAGTTTTTCAGATTTCAGTACAGAGAGTGTACATTACAGATTTATGGAAGTGGCGTAGTTAAGGAGTATACATAAATTACATGGTACACGACAATATTTCAACAGTAACAACACGCACGATCGTTTGTGTGTAGAAAGGGTTGTggaaaaagatataaaaaaagaaaaggagagaagaatacaaataaatatatgtatatatagatATTATGTATAATGTTAAGTGGTAAAATCAATAGTGTAAATAGGTTCTAAATCAATATAATCGAATCGAATTGGTCAGTTATGTTAGAAGGATCGATCGATTGTCAAGCGCATTGTTATCTTCGCTATAACGACGGGGGGTGTGGCATGCAAGACGGAAAATCAAAAGGAATTTTAACGGACAGCTACGACTACAAACAACCGCGAACAAATTTGCATGGATGAAAGTGAGAGATTGTTTATATCATCACATTGGGCTCTGCTCCCATCGATCATCTCTTGGTTTTATCGGGATACTTTGTAAGTGGGTCAGGTTAAGTGGGTGGTTAGCTGGGTAGGCTACTGGGAATATTGGCATTGCAATATACTTACATCGCCGCCAGAAAGACTGGTGGCTGCCGCCGGATTGGCCGTAAAGTTGAACGTGGCCGCCTGAGGTGTTGAGCTTGTCGTGGAGCCCGAAAAGTTGAACGCAGGTTTGGCCGCCGTCTCGTTGGTGGTGCTTCCAAATTTAAATGGGGCACTTGAGGGCTGCAAAAGTACGATAATGGTATTAGCCACATTTAATCAGAGAAACATTTACGTTAGGACGGGCTCTAAAGTCACATATACTCACAGCTGGCGTGGCTGCGTTTGCTCCGCCAAAGTTAAATGCTATCTTCGATGCTGGTGCCGCTGTTgtggccgccgccgccgctgcagCTGCTCCGAATCCTCCGCTggtgctgctgccgctgccaaAAACAGGCGCTGCCGCCGCAAAGGGCGCGGGATTGCCAAAGAGGTTGGGCAGCTGAGCAGCGGCTGAAGCAGCGGGCGTGGTGGCAGCAGGTGCTCCCGCAGCCACCAGGGAGTTGCCCACATTCCCAAAAACGCCAGCGAGGGCTCCGTTACCGCCCAAACTAGCTGACGCCGGTGTGGCTGCGGCTGTTGTTGCCGTCGATCCGAAGGGTGAGCtactggtgctggtgctgcttCCGGCTCCAAACATGGAACTGCCGCCAAAGACTGGCGTGGCCATCGTGGAGGCCGAGGAAGAGGATACCGCCGCACTGGTGATCGCAATGCTGTTGCTCTTCGACGCGGCTCCATTGCTGGACCAGCCGAAGCTGGGTGTGGTCGTCGTTCCCGATCCGGCTGGCGATCCAAAGGCGAATGCCTTGGCCGCGCTGCTGGTCGTGGTCTCCGCCTTCTTTTCACCCCAGTTGCCCCCAAAGAGCTGCGGGGTCGAGGTGGGCGCAAAGCTTGGTGCAATTGCGTTGGCCGTGCTGGTGCTGGAACTCGAACTGGAGCTGGCCGTGGTGCTCACCGCTGCCCCAAAGATGGAACTCACGCTGGTGTTGGCTGGCGTCGCTGGCGGTGCAGCTGGTGTCTGGCCAAAGAAGAAGGCTCCAGCGCTGGGAGTGGTCGCCGGTTTCGGCTGACTGCCAAAGCTAAAGTTGACAGCTGGAGCAGGTGCTGAGGTGGCCGCCGCTGGCGCtgctggagctggagctgcTGCCGGTGTTAGGGCTGTGGTAGAGGTCGTCGTTGTTGTAATGGCATTCGAGGAAACACCAAAGCTCAGAGTGGCCGATTTGGGCGTGGGCAGCGTGCTACTGGTGCTGCTCACGGCACTGCCGGCTCCCGAAAAGCTGAACATGGGCTTGACAGCCGTGGGGTTCGCACTAGTGCTGGCCGTGGAACTGGAAACGGTCGAGGATGACGATGGAGCACCAAAGCTAAAGCCACCCAAAGCAGGAGTCGCGCTGGGGGCGGTGGtgatggtgctgctgctgctgctgttggtagTGATTGAGCTGGCCGTGGTAGCAGTAGTTGGAGCCTTGAATACAAACTGGAGGGCTGGAGCTTTTGTTTCCGTGCTGGAAGTTGCCTGCGTTTCCTTGGTGTCCGCCTTAAAGCTCACCGTCTTGGGCTGTTCCACTTTGTTTAAGCCAAACGAAAAGGTCTTCGTGGGTTCCGTCTTTTTGCTGTCCGCCACATCCTTACTCTGATTGTTGTTCGTCGGGAATCCAAAGCTAAACGTACCGGTGGCTGAGGGTGGTGCCGGGGTCGCTTCCAGAGCTGGCTTGACAACTTCCTTCACTGCTGCAAATCCAAAGCTAAATTTGGGCACCGAACTGGCGGTCGAGATCGCCGAACCGCTGCTGCCGGAGGAAGCCGAGTTAACGGATGTTGTGGAGGCGGAGCTCGATGCTCCCGGCTTCAGTTGCTCGCAGCAGATGCATTTCACTCGCGACATATCATTTTGGGCCATGCACGCATCGCAGTCCCAACTGGCTGCCTTTTGTGCTGCCACCAGCTGCTTGAATCCATCATCCTGCTTGGGCGCCTCGGCTGCTGATCCTGGTCTGTAGCCATTCTGAGAGCTGTCGCTCGAGGATGCAATGCTGATGATAGACGGCGATGATCCTCCTGATGTTGCAGCGGATGATCCAGAGGATGAACCAGAGGATGACCCAGAGGACGATGATGAGGAGGACGACGACGACGCGGATGGACTCCGGGCGTCTTCGTTCCTTGTGCTTTTCGCTTGTGCATTAGGCGTCTGGCAGGCAATGCACTCGGCGGCGCTAGAATTGTTCATTACCAGGCACGTCTGGCACTCCCACGTGTTGGCCTTTGGCTTAAAGGCCATACCAAAACCGGATCCAGTAGACGCCAGATTGTTGACGATCAGCGGGAAGCTGTTAACCTTTGGCGCCGCTGTTTTTCGCGGTGTTTCGCAGGCAATGCACTTGCTGGCCTCCGCCTTGTTGGACAGCATACAGGCGTCGCACTCCCAGGCAGACGAGGATTTCTTAAAGCGGTCTCCAAAGCCACCACCCAGTGGAACAATAGCTGGCGTGATTGGTGCTGCCTGGAGGGGAgcagtgggagccggatttgCTCCCGGTTTGGCCGTCTCACAGGCCACACATTTGCTGACCTCCGCCTTGTTGCGCACCATGCACACATCGCACTCCCACTCCTTTGAGgactttttaaattgctcTCCGAATCCCTGCGGGGTATTCTTAGGTGGCTCCACTGACACTTGCTGCAGCTCATCAAGTGAAGCCGGTGCCGTGAAGGAGTACTTGCGCCTGATATCCACTTTGGCGACACAGTTCTTTTGCGAATTTGACAAAGGTATGGGCTCCGAGAAGCTAAATGTGCGTCCCGCTGGTTTGCTGACGGCCGTAATGTTTCCATTGGCCGAAAAGTTTACAACGGGTGCCGTTTGCTGTGGATTGGCCAGGAAGTTGGGCAGCTGCTTGGAGTTCGTAGAAACGTTGCTGATGCTGGTCTTATTACTGATGATTGGGGCAACGGGAGCTGGCTTTGAGACAACTGGCACAGTCGGTTTGATCACCAAGTCGAACTTTGGCGCACTGGCCATTTCTGGGAAGCTGATCTGGGGTAAATCCAGCGGCAGGGGTGCCTCGTCCAGTTCCGCGCGTGGCTCCTTGTTGCGCGTCTGATGTGAGAGTCGCGATCGCATCTTGTTTGTGTGATGACTATGGCTGTTGGGCTGATCCACCGGAGCAACATAAggtgttgttgccgttgttgttgttgcttgactGGCTTGCTTCTCTTGGTTGTTCTCCGTGCGAGGGCGTGTGCTTTGGCTTTGCACCACGTCTCGTGAGTTCTGGGTTACGCGGTGGAGTCGCCGACGTTCCAGTAGCTGCTGCATTGTTGGTACCAGCAGTTTGTTAGAGCGCAGATCCGACAACTCGGCAGCCAAACTGGGCACTGAAGTGGGGCGACTGGCGTTCAGGGGATACGAAGGACGCGGATACGGCGTGGCCGGAGTAGCCTGGCGTTGCTGGCGACTGCTTTGGTGCTCCTTGAGGGTACTGCCCATGCGCTTGGCATCGATCAATGGCGTGGAGTAGCTGTCCAGCAGGTTGAGGATGCGAAGCGTGGTGTTCGACAGGCCGGAACCGGACTTCTTGCTGCCACTTTGACCCACAGTGGTTTCCGAAACGTTACCGCCATCGGAGGGTCGCATGTCCACCGCTTTCATGCCGTATCCAATGCCACCGGTCAAGGAACCCTGTAGCGGATGCGCCGGTGAACTGCCGGCAGAATTAATGGCCAACGTGGAGGATGCGGCGGAGGAGCTCAGATTGCTGCGACTGAAGATGCGATTGTTCGCGGAATTGCCGCCAAAGGTGGTGCGTCCCTGGTAGAAGGGCGAGCTGGAGGCAGACGCAGAGCCGGAGGTTGAGGCACTGCGGCTTAGCAGGCGACTGTCACTCAGCGCCGAGGTGCTGCCATAAATGGAGGCATTGAAGCGTCGTCTCTGGTTTAGGGAATTCAGTGACCACGTCGAATTCCGATGCGATGGCTGTGCGTTGGTGTTGCTTCTGTTAAATATCGACTTGGTGCTCTGCAGATTGCCGTAGAACTCCagattgctgttgctgttgtgatGCGCGTGCCGTAGTCCATCGTGGCCCTCGCCATTGTCGTGGTAATCGTTTACATCGCTCTCGGATTGCGAATCTCCGCCAGCAGCACCACCTCCCGCCGCTAACAGTTCAATTCGTCTTGACTTTGACTTGATGacattattgttgttattattattattgttgctAATGTTGTTGTTGGTCTTGCTGATCCTCAGCAAATGATCAAGGCGTTCTCCGTCCGCATTGGATATTGAGCCCAGGCCCAGTCCAGCTCCCGTCTCGTCCATGGTAAGGTCACGACGATGGGTTCGCTGGCCCAGAAGCGAGTGTCGCTTGTGGTTAGGAAGGCTGGAGAGGCTGTTGTGGCTGGTGGCGGTGCCTCCGAAAGGTATGTTCAGCGAACGGCGGATGCTGAAATTGAATTGCAAGAATGGCATTAGTA includes these proteins:
- the LOC119558270 gene encoding nuclear pore complex protein Nup153 isoform X3; translation: MEDGQEQRESSQAELAKLHPMTPLKELPEEEEEEDESSAGGLQSGGGNNNNSIMGKMKMRVSSILPASLSGWFSPSSKGGPESPSASSSSANLRQPQPRQSNGRSITKRKRGRRRIMLAEVDADAADDLDDGSDAKGLNYEEVALADNIAEHDLAAEDEQTRRSEYNVFLLRKRREAVAAAGGDEDEAEEDELDEEEDEGDEEDDEEQDNLLQAAAVQPKRRRLELETTVNLPNMRRLPLLSSTPAAPLVVATSSSGSQMAGSRIGSQLAPHRRNHLNLYGNQRQREPAYNFFTGNEAAEGSTGDLPHSIRRSLNIPFGGTATSHNSLSSLPNHKRHSLLGQRTHRRDLTMDETGAGLGLGSISNADGERLDHLLRISKTNNNISNNNNNNNNNVIKSKSRRIELLAAGGGAAGGDSQSESDVNDYHDNGEGHDGLRHAHHNSNSNLEFYGNLQSTKSIFNRSNTNAQPSHRNSTWSLNSLNQRRRFNASIYGSTSALSDSRLLSRSASTSGSASASSSPFYQGRTTFGGNSANNRIFSRSNLSSSAASSTLAINSAGSSPAHPLQGSLTGGIGYGMKAVDMRPSDGGNVSETTVGQSGSKKSGSGLSNTTLRILNLLDSYSTPLIDAKRMGSTLKEHQSSRQQRQATPATPYPRPSYPLNASRPTSVPSLAAELSDLRSNKLLVPTMQQLLERRRLHRVTQNSRDVVQSQSTRPRTENNQEKQASQATTTTATTPYVAPVDQPNSHSHHTNKMRSRLSHQTRNKEPRAELDEAPLPLDLPQISFPEMASAPKFDLVIKPTVPVVSKPAPVAPIISNKTSISNVSTNSKQLPNFLANPQQTAPVVNFSANGNITAVSKPAGRTFSFSEPIPLSNSQKNCVAKVDIRRKYSFTAPASLDELQQVSVEPPKNTPQGFGEQFKKSSKEWECDVCMVRNKAEVSKCVACETAKPGANPAPTAPLQAAPITPAIVPLGGGFGDRFKKSSSAWECDACMLSNKAEASKCIACETPRKTAAPKVNSFPLIVNNLASTGSGFGMAFKPKANTWECQTCLVMNNSSAAECIACQTPNAQAKSTRNEDARSPSASSSSSSSSSSGSSSGSSSGSSAATSGGSSPSIISIASSSDSSQNGYRPGSAAEAPKQDDGFKQLVAAQKAASWDCDACMAQNDMSRVKCICCEQLKPGASSSASTTSVNSASSGSSGSAISTASSVPKFSFGFAAVKEVVKPALEATPAPPSATGTFSFGFPTNNNQSKDVADSKKTEPTKTFSFGLNKVEQPKTVSFKADTKETQATSSTETKAPALQFVFKAPTTATTASSITTNSSSSSTITTAPSATPALGGFSFGAPSSSSTVSSSTASTSANPTAVKPMFSFSGAGSAVSSTSSTLPTPKSATLSFGVSSNAITTTTTSTTALTPAAAPAPAAPAAATSAPAPAVNFSFGSQPKPATTPSAGAFFFGQTPAAPPATPANTSVSSIFGAAVSTTASSSSSSSTSTANAIAPSFAPTSTPQLFGGNWGEKKAETTTSSAAKAFAFGSPAGSGTTTTPSFGWSSNGAASKSNSIAITSAAVSSSSASTMATPVFGGSSMFGAGSSTSTSSSPFGSTATTAAATPASASLGGNGALAGVFGNVGNSLVAAGAPAATTPAASAAAQLPNLFGNPAPFAAAAPVFGSGSSTSGGFGAAAAAAAATTAAPASKIAFNFGGANAATPAPSSAPFKFGSTTNETAAKPAFNFSGSTTSSTPQAATFNFTANPAAATSLSGGDAQPRIFQFGNPLVAVDNQASGAGGANSSAGMFNFSAAAPQMQSTPNANAPFQFSAGSPAPANIFAFNPPAAGNSAQNSQMARRKIRNPVRRLPPR
- the LOC119558270 gene encoding nuclear pore complex protein Nup153 isoform X4 → MEDGQEQRESSQAELAKLHPMTPLKELPEEEEEEDESSAGGLQSGGGNNNNSIMGKMKMRVSSILPASLSGWFSPSSKGGPESPSASSSSANLRQPQPRQSNGRSITKRKRGRRRIMLAEVDADAADDLDDGSDAKGLNYEEVALADNIAEHDLAAEDEQTRRSEYNVFLLRKRREAVAAAGGDEDEAEEDELDEEEDEGDEEDDEEQDNLLQAAAVQPKRRRLELETTVNLPNMRRLPLLSSTPAAPLVVATSSSGSQMAGSRIGSQLAPHRRNHLNLYGNQRQREPAYNFFTGNEAAEGSTGDLPHSIRRSLNIPFGGTATSHNSLSSLPNHKRHSLLGQRTHRRDLTMDETGAGLGLGSISNADGERLDHLLRISKTNNNISNNNNNNNNNVIKSKSRRIELLAAGGGAAGGDSQSESDVNDYHDNGEGHDGLRHAHHNSNSNLEFYGNLQSTKSIFNRSNTNAQPSHRNSTWSLNSLNQRRRFNASIYGSTSALSDSRLLSRSASTSGSASASSSPFYQGRTTFGGNSANNRIFSRSNLSSSAASSTLAINSAGSSPAHPLQGSLTGGIGYGMKAVDMRPSDGGNVSETTVGQSGSKKSGSGLSNTTLRILNLLDSYSTPLIDAKRMGSTLKEHQSSRQQRQATPATPYPRPSYPLNASRPTSVPSLAAELSDLRSNKLLVPTMQQLLERRRLHRVTQNSRDVVQSQSTRPRTENNQEKQASQATTTTATTPYVAPVDQPNSHSHHTNKMRSRLSHQTRNKEPRAELDEAPLPLDLPQISFPEMASAPKFDLVIKPTVPVVSKPAPVAPIISNKTSISNVSTNSKQLPNFLANPQQTAPVVNFSANGNITAVSKPAGRTFSFSEPIPLSNSQKNCVAKVDIRRKYSFTAPASLDELQQVSVEPPKNTPQGFGEQFKKSSKEWECDVCMVRNKAEVSKCVACETAKPGANPAPTAPLQAAPITPAIVPLGGGFGDRFKKSSSAWECDACMLSNKAEASKCIACETPRKTAAPKVNSFPLIVNNLASTGSGFGMAFKPKANTWECQTCLVMNNSSAAECIACQTPNAQAKSTRNEDARSPSASSSSSSSSSSGSSSGSSSGSSAATSGGSSPSIISIASSSDSSQNGYRPGSAAEAPKQDDGFKQLVAAQKAASWDCDACMAQNDMSRVKCICCEQLKPGASSSASTTSVNSASSGSSGSAISTASSVPKFSFGFAAVKEVVKPALEATPAPPSATGTFSFGFPTNNNQSKDVADSKKTEPTKTFSFGLNKVEQPKTVSFKADTKETQATSSTETKAPALQFVFKAPTTATTASSITTNSSSSSTITTAPSATPALGGFSFGAPSSSSTVSSSTASTSANPTAVKPMFSFSGAGSAVSSTSSTLPTPKSATLSFGVSSNAITTTTTSTTALTPAAAPAPAAPAAATSAPAPAVNFSFGSQPKPATTPSAGAFFFGQTPAAPPATPANTSVSSIFGAAVSTTASSSSSSSTSTANAIAPSFAPTSTPQLFGGNWGEKKAETTTSSAAKAFAFGSPAGSGTTTTPSFGWSSNGAASKSNSIAITSAAVSSSSASTMATPVFGGSSMFGAGSSTSTSSSPFGSTATTAAATPASASLGGNGALAGVFGNVGNSLVAAGAPAATTPAASAAAQLPNLFGNPAPFAAAAPVFGSGSSTSGGFGAAAAAAAATTAAPASKIAFNFGGANAATPAPSSAPFKFGSTTNETAAKPAFNFSGSTTSSTPQAATFNFTANPAAATSLSGGDSTPNANAPFQFSAGSPAPANIFAFNPPAAGNSAQNSQMARRKIRNPVRRLPPR
- the LOC119558270 gene encoding nuclear pore complex protein Nup153 isoform X2 encodes the protein MEDGQEQRESSQAELAKLHPMTPLKELPEEEEEEDESSAGGLQSGGGNNNNSIMGKMKMRVSSILPASLSGWFSPSSKGGPESPSASSSSANLRQPQPRQSNGRSITKRKRGRRRIMLAEVDADAADDLDDGSDAKGLNYEEVALADNIAEHDLAAEDEQTRRSEYNVFLLRKRREAVAAAGGDEDEAEEDELDEEEDEGDEEDDEEQDNLLQAAAVQPKRRRLELETTVNLPNMRRLPLLSSTPAAPLVVATSSSGSQMAGSRIGSQLAPHRRNHLNLYGNQRQREPAYNFFTGNEAAEGSTGDLPHSIRRSLNIPFGGTATSHNSLSSLPNHKRHSLLGQRTHRRDLTMDETGAGLGLGSISNADGERLDHLLRISKTNNNISNNNNNNNNNVIKSKSRRIELLAAGGGAAGGDSQSESDVNDYHDNGEGHDGLRHAHHNSNSNLEFYGNLQSTKSIFNRSNTNAQPSHRNSTWSLNSLNQRRRFNASIYGSTSALSDSRLLSRSASTSGSASASSSPFYQGRTTFGGNSANNRIFSRSNLSSSAASSTLAINSAGSSPAHPLQGSLTGGIGYGMKAVDMRPSDGGNVSETTVGQSGSKKSGSGLSNTTLRILNLLDSYSTPLIDAKRMGSTLKEHQSSRQQRQATPATPYPRPSYPLNASRPTSVPSLAAELSDLRSNKLLVPTMQQLLERRRLHRVTQNSRDVVQSQSTRPRTENNQEKQASQATTTTATTPYVAPVDQPNSHSHHTNKMRSRLSHQTRNKEPRAELDEAPLPLDLPQISFPEMASAPKFDLVIKPTVPVVSKPAPVAPIISNKTSISNVSTNSKQLPNFLANPQQTAPVVNFSANGNITAVSKPAGRTFSFSEPIPLSNSQKNCVAKVDIRRKYSFTAPASLDELQQVSVEPPKNTPQGFGEQFKKSSKEWECDVCMVRNKAEVSKCVACETAKPGANPAPTAPLQAAPITPAIVPLGGGFGDRFKKSSSAWECDACMLSNKAEASKCIACETPRKTAAPKVNSFPLIVNNLASTGSGFGMAFKPKANTWECQTCLVMNNSSAAECIACQTPNAQAKSTRNEDARSPSASSSSSSSSSSGSSSGSSSGSSAATSGGSSPSIISIASSSDSSQNGYRPGSAAEAPKQDDGFKQLVAAQKAASWDCDACMAQNDMSRVKCICCEQLKPGASSSASTTSVNSASSGSSGSAISTASSVPKFSFGFAAVKEVVKPALEATPAPPSATGTFSFGFPTNNNQSKDVADSKKTEPTKTFSFGLNKVEQPKTVSFKADTKETQATSSTETKAPALQFVFKAPTTATTASSITTNSSSSSTITTAPSATPALGGFSFGAPSSSSTVSSSTASTSANPTAVKPMFSFSGAGSAVSSTSSTLPTPKSATLSFGVSSNAITTTTTSTTALTPAAAPAPAAPAAATSAPAPAVNFSFGSQPKPATTPSAGAFFFGQTPAAPPATPANTSVSSIFGAAVSTTASSSSSSSTSTANAIAPSFAPTSTPQLFGGNWGEKKAETTTSSAAKAFAFGSPAGSGTTTTPSFGWSSNGAASKSNSIAITSAAVSSSSASTMATPVFGGSSMFGAGSSTSTSSSPFGSTATTAAATPASASLGGNGALAGVFGNVGNSLVAAGAPAATTPAASAAAQLPNLFGNPAPFAAAAPVFGSGSSTSGGFGAAAAAAAATTAAPASKIAFNFGGANAATPAPSSAPFKFGSTTNETAAKPAFNFSGSTTSSTPQAATFNFTANPAAATSLSGGDLQSASSRQLGAEFADGTSQDSESSAPPTAPVEMASQSVVEIANASAETAIGLGLVGGGDGVAGVTKNDLVKKRNRPLIEHYQQLELGLLHQVLKRQCQQPRLDRYRFVRGGSSTFAGAGAGPTKSIGPETEGVGGGAPAGAAAAPPPAPPYAFRPRNKFHGREGRGQRPNGDQEDQVINHTGRTGSGTAGEHVLRSRYKLVRRINCSETTTETTQKPG
- the LOC119558270 gene encoding nuclear pore complex protein Nup153 isoform X1; this translates as MEDGQEQRESSQAELAKLHPMTPLKELPEEEEEEDESSAGGLQSGGGNNNNSIMGKMKMRVSSILPASLSGWFSPSSKGGPESPSASSSSANLRQPQPRQSNGRSITKRKRGRRRIMLAEVDADAADDLDDGSDAKGLNYEEVALADNIAEHDLAAEDEQTRRSEYNVFLLRKRREAVAAAGGDEDEAEEDELDEEEDEGDEEDDEEQDNLLQAAAVQPKRRRLELETTVNLPNMRRLPLLSSTPAAPLVVATSSSGSQMAGSRIGSQLAPHRRNHLNLYGNQRQREPAYNFFTGNEAAEGSTGDLPHSIRRSLNIPFGGTATSHNSLSSLPNHKRHSLLGQRTHRRDLTMDETGAGLGLGSISNADGERLDHLLRISKTNNNISNNNNNNNNNVIKSKSRRIELLAAGGGAAGGDSQSESDVNDYHDNGEGHDGLRHAHHNSNSNLEFYGNLQSTKSIFNRSNTNAQPSHRNSTWSLNSLNQRRRFNASIYGSTSALSDSRLLSRSASTSGSASASSSPFYQGRTTFGGNSANNRIFSRSNLSSSAASSTLAINSAGSSPAHPLQGSLTGGIGYGMKAVDMRPSDGGNVSETTVGQSGSKKSGSGLSNTTLRILNLLDSYSTPLIDAKRMGSTLKEHQSSRQQRQATPATPYPRPSYPLNASRPTSVPSLAAELSDLRSNKLLVPTMQQLLERRRLHRVTQNSRDVVQSQSTRPRTENNQEKQASQATTTTATTPYVAPVDQPNSHSHHTNKMRSRLSHQTRNKEPRAELDEAPLPLDLPQISFPEMASAPKFDLVIKPTVPVVSKPAPVAPIISNKTSISNVSTNSKQLPNFLANPQQTAPVVNFSANGNITAVSKPAGRTFSFSEPIPLSNSQKNCVAKVDIRRKYSFTAPASLDELQQVSVEPPKNTPQGFGEQFKKSSKEWECDVCMVRNKAEVSKCVACETAKPGANPAPTAPLQAAPITPAIVPLGGGFGDRFKKSSSAWECDACMLSNKAEASKCIACETPRKTAAPKVNSFPLIVNNLASTGSGFGMAFKPKANTWECQTCLVMNNSSAAECIACQTPNAQAKSTRNEDARSPSASSSSSSSSSSGSSSGSSSGSSAATSGGSSPSIISIASSSDSSQNGYRPGSAAEAPKQDDGFKQLVAAQKAASWDCDACMAQNDMSRVKCICCEQLKPGASSSASTTSVNSASSGSSGSAISTASSVPKFSFGFAAVKEVVKPALEATPAPPSATGTFSFGFPTNNNQSKDVADSKKTEPTKTFSFGLNKVEQPKTVSFKADTKETQATSSTETKAPALQFVFKAPTTATTASSITTNSSSSSTITTAPSATPALGGFSFGAPSSSSTVSSSTASTSANPTAVKPMFSFSGAGSAVSSTSSTLPTPKSATLSFGVSSNAITTTTTSTTALTPAAAPAPAAPAAATSAPAPAVNFSFGSQPKPATTPSAGAFFFGQTPAAPPATPANTSVSSIFGAAVSTTASSSSSSSTSTANAIAPSFAPTSTPQLFGGNWGEKKAETTTSSAAKAFAFGSPAGSGTTTTPSFGWSSNGAASKSNSIAITSAAVSSSSASTMATPVFGGSSMFGAGSSTSTSSSPFGSTATTAAATPASASLGGNGALAGVFGNVGNSLVAAGAPAATTPAASAAAQLPNLFGNPAPFAAAAPVFGSGSSTSGGFGAAAAAAAATTAAPASKIAFNFGGANAATPAPSSAPFKFGSTTNETAAKPAFNFSGSTTSSTPQAATFNFTANPAAATSLSGGDAQPRIFQFGNPLVAVDNQASGAGGANSSAGMFNFSAAAPQMQLQSASSRQLGAEFADGTSQDSESSAPPTAPVEMASQSVVEIANASAETAIGLGLVGGGDGVAGVTKNDLVKKRNRPLIEHYQQLELGLLHQVLKRQCQQPRLDRYRFVRGGSSTFAGAGAGPTKSIGPETEGVGGGAPAGAAAAPPPAPPYAFRPRNKFHGREGRGQRPNGDQEDQVINHTGRTGSGTAGEHVLRSRYKLVRRINCSETTTETTQKPG